CGTCGGCGTCCATGATGCCGCGCGTCGCGTCCGTCAGCGGGGTGTGCAGGCTGACGACGTCCGCCTCGCCCAGCAGCGCTTCCAGGCTCTTCACCCGCCGCAGCCCGAAGCCGAGCTCGTGCCCGGAGGGAAGGAACGGGTCGTAGTAGACGACGTCCATGTCGAAGCCCTTGGCGCGGCGCGCCATGGCGGTGCCGATCCGTCCCAGCCCGATCGCTCCGAAGACCGAGCCGCGCAGGCGCCGCACCGTCGGCACGCCCGCGGCATGGAACCCGCCGACGAGATCGGCCCGGAGGCGCGCCTGGTAAGGCTCGATGCCGCGCGCCAGCGACAGCAGCAGGGCGATGCCGTGGTCGGCGACCTCGGTGGTGCCGTAGTTCGGCACGTTGGCGACGGGTATGCCCCGCTCGCGGGCGGCGTCCACGTCGATGTTGTCGGTGCCGACTCCCACGCGCACGATGAACCGGCAGCGGTCAAGACGGTCGATGACGTCCGCCGTGAGGCGCATGTTCTTCCACTTCAGCACCGCGTCGCACGTCCGCCACGCCTCGTCAGGGATCCGGCCGGGATCGCTCTCGTCGAAGCGGCGGAAGGTGAGCGCGCGGCCGACGATGGCCTCTTCGATGTCGAGGGCGGGGACGTTGGCGTCGGGCGCGAGGACGATGGGGGTCATCCCTTGGGATCCTAGAAGTCGTTGCGGGCGTGGTAGGTCTTGAGAAACTGCTGGACGCGCGGCTCGGTGCTCTCCTTCAGCACCTCCTGCGGGGTGCCGAACTGGACGATGCGCCCGCCGTCCAGGAAGGCGACGCGGTCGGCGGCGTTGGCGGCGAAACCCATCTCGTGGGTGACGACGACCATCGTCATCCCGTCGCGCGCGAGGTCGCGCATCACCTCCAGCACCTCGCCGACGAGCTCCGGGTCGAGCGCGGAGGTGGGCTCGTCGAACAGCATCAGGTCGGGGTCCATGGAGAGCGCGCGGGCGATCGCGACGCGCTGCTGCTGGCCGCCGGAGAGAGCGCTGGGGAACGCCTTCGCCCGTGCGGAGAGGCCGACGCGGTCGAGGAGCTCCCCGGCCCGGGCCATCGCCGCGGCCTTCCCCGCGCCCTTCACGCGGATCAGCGGCTCGGCGACATTCTCCGTCGCCGTCATGTGCGGCCAGAGATTGAACTGCTGGAAGACCATGCCGATGTTTCGCCGCTCCTGCCGGAGCTGGCGTGCCGGCATCGGCCGCCGCGCGCCGTCCCGGTCGATGTAGCCGATCGTGCGGCCGTTGATCTTCACCGTGCCGCGGTTGTACGGCTCCAGGAAGTTGATGCAGCGCAGCAGCGTGGACTTGCCGGATCCGCTCGGCCCGATGAGGCAGACGACCTCGGAGCGGTTGACGGTGAGGTCGATGTCCCTGAGGACTTCCACCTCGCCGAAGCTCTTGGCGAGACCGGAGATTTCGACGACAGACGCGCTCATCACGCTTCCTTCAGGGTCAGGTGGCGGTTGAGACGGGCTTCGATGGCGCGGCCGACGACCGAGAACAGCTCGATCAACCCCCAGTAACAGATCGCCAGCATGAAGATGGACTCGAACGCCGCGAAGGTCTCGATGGACATCTTCTGCACCTCGAACGTCAGCTCCGGCACCGTGATGATCGACAGGACCGCGGTCTCCTTGCAGACGTTGATGATCATGCTGATCATTGCCGGGAGCGCCGCGGTGAGGGCGAGCGGCAGGGTGATGCGTCGCAGGATGGCGAAGGGGTGCATCCCGAGACTGTGGGCGGCCTCGGTCTGCCCGGGCGGCACGGCGGAGAACCCGCTCCGGAAGATCTCGGCGAAGTACGCCGCGCCGTGGGCCGTCAGGACGAGGATGCCGGCCTCCATCGGGTCGAGGAAGAGCCCGATCGAGGGGCCGCCGGCGTAGACAATGAAGAGCTGCACGATGATCGGCGTGCAGCGCATGAGCTCGATGTAGGCGCGCACGCCCATGCGGACCGGGCGCAGGCGCGAGGCGCCCAGCAGCGCCAGGACGAGGCCGAGGAGGATGCCGAGGACCGACGAGACGACCCAGGCGAAGAGCGTCATCAGAAGGCCGTGGCCGATCGCCGGCAGGTAGTCGACGACGACGCTGGGATCGAGGGTCATCTCAGGCCACCCCGCGGGAGAACTTGCGCTCGATGGCCCGCCCGCCGGCGGCGACGGCGAGGTTCGTCACGAGATAGAGCGCGGCGGCGGCGAGGTAGAACTCCATCGGCCGGAACGTGGATGCGGCGAAGCCCTGCGCGACGCGCGTCAGCTCCGTCAGCCCGACCACCGAGATCAGGGACGACGCCTTCACGAGCAGGATGAACTCGCTGGTGATGGAGGGCATCGCGATGCGCACCATCTGCGGCAGCAGGATGGTCTGCCAGATCGTCACCGGGTCATAGCCGAAGGC
Above is a genomic segment from Acuticoccus sediminis containing:
- a CDS encoding C-terminal binding protein — translated: MTPIVLAPDANVPALDIEEAIVGRALTFRRFDESDPGRIPDEAWRTCDAVLKWKNMRLTADVIDRLDRCRFIVRVGVGTDNIDVDAARERGIPVANVPNYGTTEVADHGIALLLSLARGIEPYQARLRADLVGGFHAAGVPTVRRLRGSVFGAIGLGRIGTAMARRAKGFDMDVVYYDPFLPSGHELGFGLRRVKSLEALLGEADVVSLHTPLTDATRGIMDADAFSAMKPGSILVNIARGPLVDFDALEAALRSGHLAAAGLDVLPEEPPRHPHPLITAWQQREAWIDGRLILTPHAAYFSAASYHDMRAFSAQTLLDHFAAGVTRDVVNPGWERNRPA
- a CDS encoding amino acid ABC transporter ATP-binding protein — translated: MSASVVEISGLAKSFGEVEVLRDIDLTVNRSEVVCLIGPSGSGKSTLLRCINFLEPYNRGTVKINGRTIGYIDRDGARRPMPARQLRQERRNIGMVFQQFNLWPHMTATENVAEPLIRVKGAGKAAAMARAGELLDRVGLSARAKAFPSALSGGQQQRVAIARALSMDPDLMLFDEPTSALDPELVGEVLEVMRDLARDGMTMVVVTHEMGFAANAADRVAFLDGGRIVQFGTPQEVLKESTEPRVQQFLKTYHARNDF
- a CDS encoding amino acid ABC transporter permease, with translation MTLDPSVVVDYLPAIGHGLLMTLFAWVVSSVLGILLGLVLALLGASRLRPVRMGVRAYIELMRCTPIIVQLFIVYAGGPSIGLFLDPMEAGILVLTAHGAAYFAEIFRSGFSAVPPGQTEAAHSLGMHPFAILRRITLPLALTAALPAMISMIINVCKETAVLSIITVPELTFEVQKMSIETFAAFESIFMLAICYWGLIELFSVVGRAIEARLNRHLTLKEA